From the genome of Treponema peruense:
CACAGGCAATCCAAAAACTTGCGGAAGGTTTTCTGCGCGGAGACAAATTCCAGACACTCAAGGGCGTAACGGGAAGTGGCAAAACGTTTACCATGGCAAAAATAATAGAAGCCGTACAAAGACCCACGCTTATCATAAGCCACAATAAAACCCTTTCGGCCCAGCTCTACCGCGAATTCAAAACATTTTTCCCCGACAACGCCGTCGAATACTTTGTAAGCTACTACGACTATTACCAGCCCGAAGCCTATGTTCCGGCGCGTGACCTCTATATAGAAAAAGACGCCGACGTCAATGCAGAAATAGACAAACTGCGTCTTGCGGCAACATACAGCCTCATGGAACGCCGTGACGTAATAATTGTTGCCACCGTAAGCTGCATATACGGACTTGGTATGCCTGAACTCTACAAGGAAATGCGCACGGGAATAGAAGTAGGCCAGACACTTGACCCGCACACGCTTGCAGAAAAACTCATTGCAGTCCAATACACACGCAACGACATGGTACTTGAACGCGGACGATTCAGAATAAAGGGAGATACGATAGAAGTTTTCCCTCCCTACATGGAAACAGACCAGGCTTACAGAATAGAACTTGACTTTGAAGAAGTGTCTGCAATAAAACGCTTTGACACCATTACCGGCGAAACAATAGAAAACCTTGACGAACTGTGGCTCTACCCTGCAAAACACTTTGTCGTTCCGCAGGACATGCTCAACACCGCCACGCAGAAAATCGAAGCCGAACTCAACGAACGCCTGGAAGAACTGCGCGGCCAGGGAAAAATACTTGAAGCAGAGCGCCTTAAAACAAGAACAACATACGATATAGAAATGATGCGCGAAATGGGCTACTGTTCCGGAATAGAAAATTATTCGGCACCCATTGCAGGCAGAAAACACGGTGCCCCTCCGGCAACACTGCTCCACTATTTTCCCGACGACTTTCTGTGCATGATAGATGAAGCCCACGTAACGGTTCCGCAGATTGGCGCCATGTACGAAGGAGACCGCAGCCGCAAGCAGAATCTCATAGACTTCGGCTTCAGACTGCCGAGTGCGCTTGACAACAGACCGCTTAAGGCAGAAGAATTTGCAGCAAAACTGGGGCAGGTTATTTACGTAACGGCAACACCGCGCAAAGAAGAAATACAAAAGTCCACTCAAGTTGTTGAACAGCTTATCCGCCCTACAGGACTTCTGGATCCGCTTATCGAAGTGCGCCCGAGCGAAGGCCAGATGCAGGACATCTACAACGAAATCCAGGAAAGAATCAAAAAACACGAACGTTCGCTGGTTCTTACACTTACAAAAAAAATGGCAGAAGACCTTACGGACTATCTTACCGGACTTAACTTAAAGGTAAAATACATTCACTCAGAAATAGACACCTTTGAGCGTGTGGAAATCCTCAAAAGCCTGCGTTCAGGGGAAACTGATGTTTTGATAGGAATAAATCTGCTCAGGGAAGGAATAGATCTGCCCGAAGTCTCTTTCATTGCAATTCTTGACGCAGACAAAATCGGTTTTTTGAGAAGCACAACTTCGCTTATCCAGATTATAGGCCGCGCTGCAAGAAATGCACAGGGAACAGTCGTAATGTATGCAGACCGGATGAGCGATGCCATGAAGGAAGCCATAGAAGAAACTTCCCGTCGCAGAAAAATCCAGGAAGAATACAATAAAGAACACGGAATAACGCCAAAAACAATTACAAAAGCCGTAGAAGATATTCTTGTCCATGAAAAAACAGATGCAGAAGAAAATGCAAAAACAGAACTTGAAATCCTCAAGAAAACATCAAATCTCTTTGTACCTGCCCAGCGCAAAAAACTGATTGAAGCCCTTAAAAAGCAGATGTCAGAATGTGCAGACCACCTGGACTACGAACAGGCCGCCGTTATAAGAGACCAGATTCTTGAAATAGAAAAAACTTACGGTAAATAACAGCGGGAATAACCCCATACGGGGTAAACTGATTGACAAGAACGTATTTTTCATGTATATTATCAAAACTTATTGTATTTGATTTTTTTTTAGGTAGGTAAGAGATATGTCAAGAACATGCGATATTTGCGGAAAAGGCACAATGCACGGTAACAAGGTCAGCAAATCATACAATCACACACGCCGCACTTGGAAGCCAAATCTTCTTAAGATCAAGACAGAGATTTTCGGAACAACCAGAACTCTCAAGATCTGCACACAGTGTCTTCGCAGCGGATTTATTACAAAGAAAATCAACGTTGTTCCAGCCAATGCCGGAGCACCTGCTAAAGAAGAGAACAAATAATCTTTTCTAAAAGATTTTCAAACCCGTCCCGTTAAAAGGACGGGATTTTTTTTGCTGTTCAACAGACTGCCTTAAAAAGAAAGTTCCAGCCCGTCAAAAGCAGGCCCTACCCTTCCGCCGTCAGAAACAGACTTCTTTAATGCAGGAAAATTATCCAGAACAGAATCAACATATTTTTTAATATCTGTATGGGACATATTGTGCGTAATGTGTGTAAGCCAGGTATTTTCTGCACCAATCCTTTCGGCCGCTTCAAGAGCCTGTTCAAATGAAAAGTGCGTGGAATGCGGTTCCACCCGAAGTCCGTCTATAATAACATGAACCAGCTGCCCGGCCTGTTCACCTATAATTCTGAAAGTTTCTTCGGGAATAAAATTGCAGTCGGTAAGATAGGCCGCACTTTTTCTGCAGCCGTCTTTTTCTTCGGTAAGAAGATACCCGCTTACTTCAAGGTTTCCGTGCATTATGGGAAGCGGAATAATCCTGAGATTTCCGACATAAAGCGGTTCACTTTTGCCCGAAAATGACTTCATGCAAAGCTTGGGTTTTCCGCCGCCTTCAACCACCGGATTAAAAACATAGTCAAAGCGGTTTTCTATATCATTTACAGTCTGACTGTTTGCATAAATCGGAAGTCCTTCACCAAAAGTTTCGCACTCCCCGTTGAATGAAGGATCAACAGATTTTGTATGGCTAAAAACGCGCAGATCGTCTATTCCGTGCAGATGGTCGGCATGGCTGTGCGTTAAAAGTACGGCGTCAAGTCTTTTTATACCGCACCTCAATGCCTGTATTCTGAATTCAGGGCCTGTATCTATAACAACAGATGCCGGTTCAGAAACATACAGGCTGCACCTTAATCTTTTGTCACGTACATCATCAGAACGGCAGACCGCACAGTCGCATCCTATTACGGGAATTCCGTGGCTGGTCCCCGTTCCCATTAAAATCATTTTCATTCCGCAAGTCTAAACCTTTAAAGACATTTAGTCACTACACGGCCTCTTCTGTTTCCTTTACAGGATTGACATAAACAACGGCATGCAGAATTTTACAACTGCTTGAATTTGACTGTATATATTGACAAAGGACGGAATTTTCTGCATAATATAAATCCCTGTGGAACTTCCGCCGGTGAGGATGGTGAATAAAGATATGGCAACAATCAGTGTTGACGACAATGAGAACCTCGAGAAGGCAATCAAACGCTTCAAGAGAATGGTTGAAAAGGAAGGCATTATCCGCGAATACAAAAAGCGCGAATATTACGAAAAGCCCTCTACAATCCTTAACCGCAAGAACAAGTCATTGCAGCGCAAGTTGATGAAAAAAAATCACAGACCGCATGAGTCAAAGTCAGCTTATTAATAGCAGGACTTGCGGAACAACCCTCGGAGATTTCCGGGGGTTCTTTTTTTTAAGAAAAGCCGCATCTGTCCTCACTTCTGTTTTTTTATTATTCTCAGTTATTTCGTGTACAACCCTTCCGCAAAAAGAAGTTCCCGTACAAAAAGAAACACTTCTTTCCTGCAGCAGCATTTCATGGACAAAAGTCAAATCGCAGGGACAGATAGAATATGCCCTTCTCTATGACAAAAGCATTCCGGTAAGGGTTCACGTCGTAAAAGTCAATCTGCTTTCGGGAGTGCAGCCTGTAACTTATCCTTCTGGCAGTGAACAGAAAGATTCCAAGCTTAAGGCACTCACCACGCAGGAGTTTGCAAAAAATACAAATGCCGCAATTGCAGTAAACGCCTCACCGTTCGGCTGTTCCAGAAACCCTCTCTCTCGTATTTTCAAGGGAAAGCGTACAATTACCGGGCTTCACTTTGCAGACGGAACAATGTTTTCGCCACCTGTAGAAAAATACTGCGCACTTGTAATAAAACAGCACAAAGACGACGGCACAAAATTTTCTGCACAGATAGAAGAATCGCAGTCAGTTCCTGAAACACAGGACACATACATTGCCCTGGGCGGATTTTTTCAGATACTCAGGGATTCAGAAATAATTGAATACAGAAGAGATATAAAAGACGCAAGAACAGCCGCCGGAATAACAACGGATGGAACGGTACTTTATCTTATGACAGTGGAAAAAAATTCAAAAAGCACCGGCCTTTCCTACCCTGCCTGCGCACTGCTGTTCAAAAACCTTGGCTGTACAAATGCCATGCAGTTTGACGGAGGCAGTTCCGCGCAGATGGTTGTAGAAGGAAAGACCGTAACAAAAATGTATTCAATCCCCCAAGCCAACCATCTGGGATTCAAATAAGTTTCAACGATTTTCTCCAAAAGCCGTTAAAATATCATATCTATACGGAATCAAAGACTCCGGCGTTTCAATGAGTCTCCGAAGGATAATCATTGAAACTAAAAGGCCGGCGGAACAAAGTCTATTGCTTCTGTTTCCCCAAAGCCGTACATAAGATTCATATTCTGAACGGCCTGACCGGCAGCTCCCTTAATCATATTGTCCAGACAGCTTACGACTTCAAGCATTTTTCCACCGTTAACAACATAAACCTGTATGTCACAGAAATTGCTGTAGCGCACAACACGTGTCGTGGCATTCACACCGGCGTCAAGCACGCGTACAAAAGGCTCGTTTTCATAAGTTTTTCTGTAAATGTCACGCACAACTTCATCCGGAGTACAGCCGCGTTTTTCGGCTTCGGCAGCAATTGTTCCGGCTGCGCTTTGGGTAAGCGGGGCATAAATTGTAGAAAGAATGCCGCGGTTCTGCGGAATAAGATGCGGTGTAAAAATTACATTTGCCTTTGTTCCGGCAAGAATAGAAAGATTGCGCTCTATCTCGCTCTGGTGGCGGTGGTTTCCTACCTTATATGCACTGAAGCTTTCACCACACTCGCAGAACTGGTTTGTCATGGAAGGATTTCTTCCAGCACCGGTAACACCGCTTTTGCTGTCTGCAATAATTGTATTTACATCAACCAGAGAATTCTTCAGTGCAGGAAGCAGTCCAAGTGTAACGCTTGTAACATAGCAGCCCGGGTTTCCGATAATTCTTGCAGAACGTATGCTTTCCCTGTTCATTTCCGGAGAACCATAAACACATTCCTGATGAACTTCGGGGAAGTCCCATGTTTTTTTATACCATTTTGTAAAGGTAGCCTCGTCGGTTCCGTAGCGGAAGTCTGCACTGAGGTCTATAAGTTTTTTTCCGTTTTTGACGCAGTAGTCAGCGTACTGTTCTGCAATTCCGTGGGGAAGAGCCGTAAAAAGAATGTCTGCTTTTTCTTTTATTTCATCTGCACTCAGAAGAACACGGCCGCACTTGTCGCCAAGCATTCCCTTAAGATTGGGATAAACGTCATCGATATTCTGTCCTTCAAAAGATACAGAACTGCAGTAAATGTATTTTACATGCGGGTGTCTCAGCAGAATCCGCAGAAGTTCCACACCGGCATATCCTGTAGCGCCAATAATTCCGACTGTTACCATTTTTTTCCTCCAAAACTACCCGATGGGCAGGCGACACTGTATTTAAACAAGAAAAAATGATACACTTTAGGAATGAAACATTCAATATTTACAGCAAAAATTGCAGAAACTTTATTCTGCGCCGCGCTTTCTGTTGCGGCAACTTCATGTCTTACAACAAAGAAAGAGCCCCTTTCAATAAACGCCACCAGCCAGGAAATTGTTCAGGCTGCACAGACCGCACTTGATGAAGGGAAAACAGAAGATGCCCTGGAATACTACGACACACTTCTGAAGCGCTATGGAATGAATACTGCAGTTTATGTGGAAGGACGCTACGAAGCCGCACACATATACGTAAAGCAGAAAAAATACGATCTGGCAAAACCGATTCTTGAAGAAATTATACAAATCTATGATTCAAGCCAGCCGGGTGCACTTCCTGGTGCATTCAAAAAACTTGCCGAAAACGATCTAAAAAAAATAAACTCCGGCTCCAAAAATTAGTTTTTCAAAGCCGCGTTTTATTCAATCTAGCGAGCGCCGCCCTTGCCGTCAGGAACAATTATGCAGTCAAGCACAATTCCCTTTTCTGCGGCAAGGGTTGTCACGTATTCCTGCGTAATCTTTTTTGAACCGCGCGGACTGGGATGTGGTTCTGCATCTCCTATAAGAATTATTTTTTTTGAAGCATCTTTGCGCCAATCATAATACTTGAGGGCTGCATAAAGCGCTTCGTATACTGCTTCGGGAACATCACCGCCTTCATTCCCCCTTATGACAGCCGTGGCAAGACACTTTTCAAACTGCTGCGGGTATCTTGTAAAGTCAAAGTATTTTACAGGAAGACCTTTAAAACTGTATGAATCATTGTAGTCCCTGTAAAAAAGAAGTCCCAGCCTCAAATCGCCGAATTTCTTTGCCTGTTCAAAAAGTTTTGGAACCCATTCGTTTTTTAAAGTATCCATGTCATCTTTCATACTGCCGGTCGTGTCAATCGCAAAAACAATGTCTGCTGCGTCTTTCGGCATTACGGCTTCAACTGACTCAAGAAGATCCTGGCACAAAGTTTCGGGTCCCTTTGAATATGTAACGGCACCACGCCCCTTGTCTGCAAGTTCGGCAAATTTTTCTGCCGCCGCGGAATTGTATTGGTCTGTAAGCGTTACTTCGGGTTCGGGAAGAGGCGCCGGCTTTTCGGGCTCAGGTTCTGGTTCGGGAAGAGGTACGGGTTCGCTCTTTGGCGCAGAAACAGGAACTGGCGCTATGTCAAACATAAACGGATTGTCTGCAAACTCACCTGTGTAGTCGGCATATTTTTTTGAAAAAGTTCTGATGTTAATAAAAGTGCCTTTGCCTATTTTTACAGTTCCGTTGCGCGACCACGGGTATCCGTAGTGAATTTCCTGTGGAATATAAATATGAAAACATTCAGCGAAGTCTCCGTGGGAAACAACAGTTGAAGATACCAGGCTGAATCTGGAATACTCCGACTTGAGTTCCTTTCCGTCAAGATAACGAATTTCATTACCGTTTACTGCATTCCACTCTGCGGCTCTGTAGGCATAATTGTCTGCCTTTCCCAAAGGATCCTTTGTTGTTTCAACAAGCATTACACTTTCGGTACCGTTTTTCTTTCTTATATAAAGGTCTATTCCGCCAAGTGAAGAATTTCTTTCTACAACAAGATCTTCCTGCAGTACCGTAAGAGGTCCACGGTTTTCTGCAGGTGCATTCTGTTCCTGCGCATAAGATGACAGTACGGAAGCGAAAATATATACAATCACTCCCAAAAATATATTTTTCTTCATAACAATAGTATCGGCCGTTTTTTGTCTGTTCACAATCAATATAAGACAGTTGAATAAAAAAAAAACTATGCTATAATTCACAGACGGGAAGTTATAGTGGAAAAAGAAAAAAATACCGCTCTTAAAGAAACACAGGCGGCAAAAAACAAAATAGAATTTACTCAAGTAAGCATAGAAGACTTTTTTGATAAGGAAGATATGATCAAGGATTCCATCCAGACAGGAATTATTGTCCTTACAAAAAATCAGGAAGAGCTCGTAAACAGGCTGCTTGAGGCACTCAAAGTCAACGCACCTGACAGAATAGAAAGAATACGCAACAGACTCAGTGACGTAGAAAACCTTGCAAAAGCAATTGCACAGTTCCCCTCACTTCTTGAACGCGCAAACACGACATCTTCTGTGCGCACTCCGGAAACACTTGTAGAAAGCATAATTTCCTACCAGGAAGACGGAGACACAATGCTGCACATGCCTTCAAAGGCAATACTCGGAAAAGGATTTCTCGTCGCAAAGATTCACACTTTCTTTTCCATGTCAAAACTCGCAAGAGTTTACGCACTCATGGATGAAAAGCACGTCAAGGAATATACCGACGAGACAGTTTCGATGATGTTCACTCTTATGGCAGAAGACGTGTATCTTAATCTTATAAAAGACAAATCCCTTTCTATGGAATTAAGAAGGCAGCTGGCCAATTCGCTCATAATTCTTTGGGAACACCGCGCAGACCAGACTATATCGGACATTGCCCCGGTTCTTCAGTCGGTTTGGGCAGCTCGAAGAAAACTTGCCCCTGCATTCGGCACGATGATGGGAACAAGCGAACTTCTTCTCGTAAGCATACAGATGGACGAACAGTGGACATCTTTTATAAAGGCACGTCTTGGTGATGAAGAAGTTTCACAGGCTATGGAAGAATTCCTGTTCGGCCTGTCCTATGAACAGATACGTCGCCTCAGGGAAATTCTCAGGGGTCAGGGCGTAAAGGCAATAGGCCGTGATGAAGTAAGTTTCTATCTTGGCGAGCGCGTAAAGACAGACGTAAGCCTTGACTACAGGGACTTCTATCTTCTTTACACAGTCCGCAGAGACAATGCGCGTGCCAGACAGAGACTTCATCTTCCGGGACCAAAAAACACGCTTGAAGACCACTTCATAAGATTTGTAATGGAACAGAATCAGGAAAAACAGAAAAAAGACACTTTTGCCCTCTAGGAATAAAATGGAATCAGAAATCATCAATAATACAGAAATTGAAAGTAAAAAAAGAATCTACCACTTCGGTGAAAAAATCAGAAGTGTAAGAGAAAAAAAACATCTCACCCTCAAGACAGTTGCTCTTCAGGCAGGAGTAAGCGAAAGTCTTGTTTCCCAGATAGAAAGGAACCGCGTGTCTCCTGCAATAGACACTCTTCTTTCACTGGCAAATGTTCTTGACATTAACCTTGAATATCTTTTTGAGGAATACAACAGAAGGCGTCCCGTTTCAATAATTCGCTCCGGTGAAAGACGCACAATAAACGAAGAAGACATCATGTTTGAAGAAGTAAGCGCGCCTGCAGAAAAAGACGGTCAGAATACACTGGAAAGCTACATGATTACGATTCCGCCAAAAAGCAGAACCCACCGCGGAAGCTACGGACATCTTGGCAAGGAAGTGGGCCTTATCCTTGAAGGAAGCGGAATTCTCCACTACGAAAACGAACGCTACGAACTTGACTGCGGTGACAGCGTAACATTCAGTGCAGGAGCGCCGCACACACTTGAAAACACGGGCGATGTTCCGCTCAAGGCTGTCTGGACAGTAACCCCGGCGCAGAAATTCCTCGGGTAAAAAATATCGGCGGCCTTTAGACATTTACTTAATTTACTTTGAACTGAATTTGTATCTTTCATTGACCATGCTCAAATAAAACGTTAAAATACAGACGTTTCAAAAGCCGCAGACCGCGGTTAAAAATCTATTATCAAAAGGGGTAGGAATAATGCCGTATTCTGAACCAACCGACCTTGCAGTAGTCGCATGTCCCGGCGGAGAATCTTTCGCCAATGAAGTAATCACACATCTGCGCCACATGTACAAGCACCGCTTTTCACTCAAGAGCGACGTCATCTCAAAACGCTACGGTCTTGAAAAAGACAAGCTCGTTCAGCAGATAAACCTCGAGAACGACATAAGAACAAGCGATTTGTGCATTCGCGGAATGACAGACAAGTACAGGCCTCCTGTATTCAAGGTAAACACCAGATTCACTTATTTTGCAAACGGTGAATACAAGGCAGAGCTTCTGGACTGCATACGCGGAAAAGACGTCTATATCTTCCAGGATGTAGAAAACCACGAACCCATCGCCATGAACGACGGAAAGAATATCCTGAGTCTTAGCGTCAATGACCACGTAATGGGACTTCTGGTAACAATCGACGCTGTACGCCAGGCCGGTGCAAGACAGATTACACTCGTTCTTCCTGTATACCCCTACAGCCGCCAGCACAAAAAGAAGAGCCGTGAAGGACTTACAGCTGCCC
Proteins encoded in this window:
- the uvrB gene encoding excinuclease ABC subunit UvrB; amino-acid sequence: MRKFKVCSPYEPAGDQPQAIQKLAEGFLRGDKFQTLKGVTGSGKTFTMAKIIEAVQRPTLIISHNKTLSAQLYREFKTFFPDNAVEYFVSYYDYYQPEAYVPARDLYIEKDADVNAEIDKLRLAATYSLMERRDVIIVATVSCIYGLGMPELYKEMRTGIEVGQTLDPHTLAEKLIAVQYTRNDMVLERGRFRIKGDTIEVFPPYMETDQAYRIELDFEEVSAIKRFDTITGETIENLDELWLYPAKHFVVPQDMLNTATQKIEAELNERLEELRGQGKILEAERLKTRTTYDIEMMREMGYCSGIENYSAPIAGRKHGAPPATLLHYFPDDFLCMIDEAHVTVPQIGAMYEGDRSRKQNLIDFGFRLPSALDNRPLKAEEFAAKLGQVIYVTATPRKEEIQKSTQVVEQLIRPTGLLDPLIEVRPSEGQMQDIYNEIQERIKKHERSLVLTLTKKMAEDLTDYLTGLNLKVKYIHSEIDTFERVEILKSLRSGETDVLIGINLLREGIDLPEVSFIAILDADKIGFLRSTTSLIQIIGRAARNAQGTVVMYADRMSDAMKEAIEETSRRRKIQEEYNKEHGITPKTITKAVEDILVHEKTDAEENAKTELEILKKTSNLFVPAQRKKLIEALKKQMSECADHLDYEQAAVIRDQILEIEKTYGK
- a CDS encoding outer membrane protein assembly factor BamD encodes the protein MKHSIFTAKIAETLFCAALSVAATSCLTTKKEPLSINATSQEIVQAAQTALDEGKTEDALEYYDTLLKRYGMNTAVYVEGRYEAAHIYVKQKKYDLAKPILEEIIQIYDSSQPGALPGAFKKLAENDLKKINSGSKN
- a CDS encoding cupin domain-containing protein, which codes for MESEIINNTEIESKKRIYHFGEKIRSVREKKHLTLKTVALQAGVSESLVSQIERNRVSPAIDTLLSLANVLDINLEYLFEEYNRRRPVSIIRSGERRTINEEDIMFEEVSAPAEKDGQNTLESYMITIPPKSRTHRGSYGHLGKEVGLILEGSGILHYENERYELDCGDSVTFSAGAPHTLENTGDVPLKAVWTVTPAQKFLG
- a CDS encoding vWA domain-containing protein; this translates as MKKNIFLGVIVYIFASVLSSYAQEQNAPAENRGPLTVLQEDLVVERNSSLGGIDLYIRKKNGTESVMLVETTKDPLGKADNYAYRAAEWNAVNGNEIRYLDGKELKSEYSRFSLVSSTVVSHGDFAECFHIYIPQEIHYGYPWSRNGTVKIGKGTFINIRTFSKKYADYTGEFADNPFMFDIAPVPVSAPKSEPVPLPEPEPEPEKPAPLPEPEVTLTDQYNSAAAEKFAELADKGRGAVTYSKGPETLCQDLLESVEAVMPKDAADIVFAIDTTGSMKDDMDTLKNEWVPKLFEQAKKFGDLRLGLLFYRDYNDSYSFKGLPVKYFDFTRYPQQFEKCLATAVIRGNEGGDVPEAVYEALYAALKYYDWRKDASKKIILIGDAEPHPSPRGSKKITQEYVTTLAAEKGIVLDCIIVPDGKGGAR
- the rpsU gene encoding 30S ribosomal protein S21, whose protein sequence is MATISVDDNENLEKAIKRFKRMVEKEGIIREYKKREYYEKPSTILNRKNKSLQRKLMKKNHRPHESKSAY
- a CDS encoding MBL fold metallo-hydrolase, yielding MKMILMGTGTSHGIPVIGCDCAVCRSDDVRDKRLRCSLYVSEPASVVIDTGPEFRIQALRCGIKRLDAVLLTHSHADHLHGIDDLRVFSHTKSVDPSFNGECETFGEGLPIYANSQTVNDIENRFDYVFNPVVEGGGKPKLCMKSFSGKSEPLYVGNLRIIPLPIMHGNLEVSGYLLTEEKDGCRKSAAYLTDCNFIPEETFRIIGEQAGQLVHVIIDGLRVEPHSTHFSFEQALEAAERIGAENTWLTHITHNMSHTDIKKYVDSVLDNFPALKKSVSDGGRVGPAFDGLELSF
- a CDS encoding phosphodiester glycosidase family protein, whose amino-acid sequence is MSQSQLINSRTCGTTLGDFRGFFFLRKAASVLTSVFLLFSVISCTTLPQKEVPVQKETLLSCSSISWTKVKSQGQIEYALLYDKSIPVRVHVVKVNLLSGVQPVTYPSGSEQKDSKLKALTTQEFAKNTNAAIAVNASPFGCSRNPLSRIFKGKRTITGLHFADGTMFSPPVEKYCALVIKQHKDDGTKFSAQIEESQSVPETQDTYIALGGFFQILRDSEIIEYRRDIKDARTAAGITTDGTVLYLMTVEKNSKSTGLSYPACALLFKNLGCTNAMQFDGGSSAQMVVEGKTVTKMYSIPQANHLGFK
- the rpmB gene encoding 50S ribosomal protein L28, with the protein product MSRTCDICGKGTMHGNKVSKSYNHTRRTWKPNLLKIKTEIFGTTRTLKICTQCLRSGFITKKINVVPANAGAPAKEENK
- the argC gene encoding N-acetyl-gamma-glutamyl-phosphate reductase — encoded protein: MVTVGIIGATGYAGVELLRILLRHPHVKYIYCSSVSFEGQNIDDVYPNLKGMLGDKCGRVLLSADEIKEKADILFTALPHGIAEQYADYCVKNGKKLIDLSADFRYGTDEATFTKWYKKTWDFPEVHQECVYGSPEMNRESIRSARIIGNPGCYVTSVTLGLLPALKNSLVDVNTIIADSKSGVTGAGRNPSMTNQFCECGESFSAYKVGNHRHQSEIERNLSILAGTKANVIFTPHLIPQNRGILSTIYAPLTQSAAGTIAAEAEKRGCTPDEVVRDIYRKTYENEPFVRVLDAGVNATTRVVRYSNFCDIQVYVVNGGKMLEVVSCLDNMIKGAAGQAVQNMNLMYGFGETEAIDFVPPAF